The Paenibacillus polymyxa M1 DNA segment ACTATGCTGATTGGGGCCGTGAGATATTCAGAAAGGGTTTCATTGAGCATCGTCAGGAGCTAGCGATCGCTACCGCAGAAGAGTTGCTGGAATTAGCGGACATCGATGAGCGTTTGCCTATAGAGATTTTGGATGATTATCTAGGGCGTCGCCGTGTGAATTTGGAAGCCAATCAAGTAGCACTGGAACTGGTAGCAGAAGGCGTGATTGATTTTATGATCATCCCACAGGATGATTCGGCTCCCTACGGCTATACCGCCAAGGATCAACAGCGGCTAAGGAGTCGTATTTCCGAGCTTGGGTTAGATTTGAAAGTATATATGTACCCGGGGGCAGACGAAGTGGGTTGTACGTTGCTAGCTCGTTGGGTGAATCAGACGAATCATGTAGTTCCACTGGTGTATCCTCGATTGTCTGCTTTGCAGGGAGCATTTGTAGTCCCGCTTTTTGAGGATCGTTATTTTTACGAGACGTTAAAGTATCAGATTATAGCGGCAGGTGGGCTGATTGCTTCCTCAGCAGCGGAGGCTGATTTGATTTTGCTGGCGAACACGCCCGGCGACACGATGGCAGAAGCTTCATCCCAGCAGCATGCGATGGCCGGATATGATGTACATCGGAATCTGGTAGAGCTGGTTGAGTACGGTGCTCATATGCAGCATCATACCAATAAAAATATTGCAATTGCGGATGTAGCCTACGCCAACGGCGCCGATCTCAAGCTACTTAGACTATTGAGGCAAAAGGGATTGCTATTTAAGCTGGCAGGCTATGCAGGCTGGAATACTAGTTCTAACACGCTCGGTACTGTCATTGCTCAGTCTA contains these protein-coding regions:
- a CDS encoding DUF4127 family protein; translation: MVKPNTRLLFVPLDERPCNYQFPYLLAQGTDLEMERPPLEWMGQKKTPGDTTRLWAWLEERAASADGAIIAMDTLLYGGIVPSRLHGMSSEQVRNRANRLRRLKQLYPQLTLYAFQLIMRCPQYSLADEEPDYYADWGREIFRKGFIEHRQELAIATAEELLELADIDERLPIEILDDYLGRRRVNLEANQVALELVAEGVIDFMIIPQDDSAPYGYTAKDQQRLRSRISELGLDLKVYMYPGADEVGCTLLARWVNQTNHVVPLVYPRLSALQGAFVVPLFEDRYFYETLKYQIIAAGGLIASSAAEADLILLANTPGDTMAEASSQQHAMAGYDVHRNLVELVEYGAHMQHHTNKNIAIADVAYANGADLKLLRLLRQKGLLFKLAGYAGWNTSSNTLGTVIAQSMLYVRYGPTEEHLDFLGLRYAEDACYCAVVRTAMNNGIVEQMGFNKFMLDGSRGSVAAVIRGRLEQALDEYVNGPEGRVEITDCYMPWNRTFEVGLTVRHYAEGRE